In Oryza sativa Japonica Group chromosome 3, ASM3414082v1, one DNA window encodes the following:
- the LOC4332261 gene encoding uncharacterized protein, translated as MAGEDAAAAASAGAAAVQRRPKVVEEDDDEDDFVPLSHARGRKKASGAAAPKYKEEEEEDEDDDEEDNVPLAVSRAKKAGNAGASKAKKDEDDSGDDDDDYHVPLSRSNKGKEKQKSTVKAKVKKEETDSDDERKPKAQKKSSAVTKTSKVKKIKDEDLEIDTKKIKKGAATRKGDAEKVKKEKKVYDLPGQKHDPPQERDPLRIFYESLYEQVPTSEMAAIWLMEWGLLPVDVAQKVFEKKQGQKLKSPVKTTSAKRRPDTPTKKPQLSSATKTNSAVKDSGKTTAQKKRRASSDTDDDDDDFIVSKTKTKMQKMNS; from the exons ATGGCCGGagaagacgccgccgccgccgcttccgctgGCGCCGCAGCGGTCCAGAGGCGCCCGAAGGTGGTggaagaagacgacgatgaAGACGATTTCGTGCCGCTCTCGCATGCCCGGGGAAGGAAGAAAGCGAGCGGTGCGGCCGCCCCCAAGTataaagaggaggaggaggaagacgaggatgaCGATGAAGAGGACAACGTGCCGCTCGCGGTTTCTCGGGCCAAGAAGGCGGGCAATGCGGGTGCCTCCAAGGCCAAGAAGGACgaggacgacagcggcgacgatgacgacgactaCCACGTGCCGCTCTCGCGGTCCAATAAG GGAAAAGAGAAGCAGAAAAGCACCGTTAAGGCTAAGGTTAAGAAGGAAGAAACCGATTCCGATGATGAACGCAAG CCAAAGGCGCAGAAGAAAAGTTCAGCTGTGACCAAGACCTCCAAGgttaagaaaataaaagatgagGATCTGGAAATCGATACCAAG aaaataaagaagggTGCTGCCACTAGAAAGGGAGATGCAGAGAAggtgaagaaagagaaaaaggtGTATGATTTGCCAGGGCAGAAGCATGATCCTCCTCAAGAA AGGGATCCACTGAGGATATTCTATGAATCGCTCTATGAGCAGGTGCCCACTAGTGAAATGGCTGCAATCTG GTTGATGGAATGGGGTTTACTCCCAGTGGATGTGGCTCAAAAGGTCTTTGAGAAGAAACAGGGCCAGAAACTGAAGTCGCCAGTGAAAACAACCTCTGCAAAGAGAAGGCCAGACACTCCAACCAAAAAGCCACAGTTGTCATCTGCTACAAAAACCAACTCAGCCGTAAAGGATTCTGGAAAAACTACCGcgcagaagaagaggagggcaaGCAGTGACacagatgatgacgatgatgacttCATTGTTTCTAAGACGAAGACCAAAATGCAAAAGATGAATAGCTAG
- the LOC9270827 gene encoding uncharacterized protein encodes MERTRSWFGRRRRRKARGEGGGGGGEEGEGQKVVVDGSEIRELVEDREAFGMFAESKFRELDADGDGRLSVRELQPAVEGIGAALGLPARGSSPNADHIYSEAISELTHGKKEEVSRTEFQEVLSDILLGMAAGLKRDPIVILRIDGEDLRDFVDSPRYEPEAAAIFSKIGSEDMSLRQCLLAALQLLNVDNGMPPASDPWVAENIIEPALQKLPAGQLEQPASQDIFLEQLKKLLSNIAERLQEQPVIVAHTENTFDGSCVKRLLDNKFELDKLLDSVWKDVLIEHKNKGSRECLIAALDKMADAAGLPPYGAVNQVDAVVNEALKTVNADERTAVDEAGFKKLLTDILRAVMMQLNRQPIFVSNSTVVHEPLFSSSAILSSPPVKSSPSE; translated from the exons ATGGAGAGGACGAGGAGCTGgttcgggaggaggaggaggaggaaggcgcggggagaaggcggcggcggcggaggggaggagggggaggggcagaaggtggtggtggacgGGTCGGAGATACGGGAGCTGGTGGAGGACAGGGAGGCGTTCGGGATGTTCGCGGAGAGCAAGTTCCGGGAgctcgacgccgacggcgacggcaggctGTCCGTGCGTGAGCTGCAGCCGGCGGTGGAGGGCATCGGCGCCgcgctcgggctgccggcgcgCGGGTCTTCGCCCAACGCCGACCACATCTACTCCGAG GCAATCAGCGAGCTCACTCATGGGAAGAAAGAGGAGGTGAGCAGGACAGAGTTCCAGGAGGTCCTGTCCGATATCCTCCTCGGCATGGCGGCTGGCCTCAAGAGGGACCCGATCGTTATACTGCGCATCGACGGCGAGGACCTGAGGGACTTTGTTGACAGCCCCAGGTATGAGCCAGAAGCTGCTGCCATCTTCTCAAAGATAGGTTCTGAAGACATGTCTCTGCGTCAGTGCCTGCTAGCTGCTCTTCAGCTGCTGAATGTCGACAACGGAATGCCACCAGCTTCTGACCCTTGG GTTGCAGAGAACATCATAGAGCCGGCATTGCAGAAACTCCCTGCCGGCCAGCTTGAGCAACCGGCCTCGCAAGATATCTTCTTAGAACAGCTCAAGAAGCTCCTGAGCAACATCGCTGAAAGGCTTCAGGAGCAGCCTGTGATTGTCGCACACACCGAGAACACATTCGACGGTAGTTGTGTCAAGAGGCTGCTGGACAACAAATTCGAGCTGGACAAG TTGTTGGATTCTGTCTGGAAAGATGTACTCATAGAGCATAAGAACAAAGGATCCAGGGAGTGCCTGATAGCCGCACTCGATAAGATGGCAGATGCAGCAGGCTTACCACCTTACGGTGCCGTTAATCAG GTGGATGCCGTGGTGAATGAGGCGCTCAAGACAGTTAATGCTGATGAAAGAACAGCGGTAGACGAGGCCGGGTTCAAGAAACTACTGACAGATATCCTTAGGGCAGTGATGATGCAGCTGAACAGACAGCCGATTTTCGTCTCGAACAGCACCGTAGTTCACGAGCCATTGTTCAGTTCATCCGCAATTTTATCCTCGCCTCCAGTGAAATCATCGCCGAGTGAATAA
- the LOC9272607 gene encoding uncharacterized protein yields MAYQRGETSSVVEAFTLSPLPYPVILILLMVMLLLGVSWFFTYEDFMEEAAEQLSWALLLVPVALVLLIRWISSVDTFDGYFSFYPTERRWNRYDPGPAEGSSPWGVAMVVLLLLVLASFHSTFQDMWKP; encoded by the coding sequence atggcgtacCAGAGGGGGGAGACGTCGTCGGTGGTGGAGGCGTTCACGCTGTCGCCGCTGCCGTACCCGGTGATCCTGATCCTGCTCATGGTGATGCTGCTGCTGGGGGTGTCGTGGTTCTTCACGTACGAGGACTtcatggaggaggcggcggagcagctCAGCTGGGCGCTGCTGCTCGTCCCCGTCGCGCTCGTCCTCCTCATCCGCTGGATCTCCTCCGTCGACACCTTCGACGGCTACTTCAGCTTCTACCCAACCGAGCGCCGCTGGAACCGCTACGACCCGGGCCCCGCCGAGGGGAGCTCCCCATGGGGCGTCGCCATGGTCgtcctgctcctcctcgtcctcgcctCCTTCCACTCCACCTTCCAGGACATGTGGAAGCCCTGA